The proteins below come from a single Streptomyces sp. M92 genomic window:
- a CDS encoding LeuA family protein gives MRRVSFFDTTLRDGEQAPANALGPDEKLELALGIESLGVDRIETGFPASSPSDFEATRLISQHLTKARFTTFCRAVATDIETAVKAGGTARHQVQIASTGSDIHLRHKRRITRAQAVAEVVDSVAVARELGVEDVSVGIEDASRGEDDLLRELAERSVEAGATCLVVADTSGALTPEEYAGLIARFRSWAPAPVRIATHCHEDFGLSTANALAGLVAGADEVQATLGGIGERAGNTALEEIAALLAYKQDVTGLYSEIRLDAMYGVYTALRRHIRLEEPRNKAIFGTYAFGTAAGLHQQGILRNPATYEYVEPARFGRERSVLVGRHSGRSVLRHLIGELGVTVSEGELDKLYRIHIEERTGGDCEDLGVVKARLAAELTPVAAG, from the coding sequence ATGCGTCGTGTTTCCTTCTTCGACACCACACTCCGCGACGGAGAACAGGCCCCGGCCAACGCCCTCGGCCCCGACGAGAAACTCGAACTGGCCCTGGGGATCGAGTCCCTCGGCGTGGACCGTATCGAGACCGGGTTCCCGGCCTCCTCGCCCAGCGACTTCGAGGCGACCCGGCTGATCTCGCAGCACCTGACGAAGGCGAGGTTCACCACGTTCTGCAGGGCGGTCGCGACGGACATCGAAACGGCGGTGAAGGCCGGCGGCACGGCCCGCCACCAGGTGCAGATCGCCTCGACCGGCAGCGACATCCACCTCCGGCACAAGCGCCGCATCACGCGCGCCCAGGCGGTCGCCGAGGTCGTCGATTCCGTCGCCGTGGCCAGGGAACTCGGTGTCGAGGACGTGTCCGTCGGCATCGAGGACGCCAGCCGCGGCGAGGACGACCTGCTGCGCGAGCTGGCCGAACGGTCCGTCGAGGCGGGCGCCACCTGCCTGGTGGTGGCCGACACCTCGGGGGCGCTGACTCCCGAGGAGTACGCCGGACTCATCGCCCGCTTCCGCTCCTGGGCGCCGGCCCCGGTGCGCATCGCGACGCACTGCCACGAGGACTTCGGCCTGTCCACCGCGAACGCGCTGGCCGGACTCGTCGCCGGCGCGGACGAGGTGCAGGCGACGCTCGGCGGGATCGGTGAACGCGCCGGCAACACCGCGCTGGAGGAGATCGCCGCGCTGCTGGCCTACAAGCAGGACGTCACCGGCCTGTACAGCGAGATCCGGCTCGACGCCATGTACGGGGTGTACACCGCCCTGAGGAGGCACATCCGCCTCGAGGAACCCCGCAACAAGGCGATATTCGGCACGTACGCCTTCGGTACCGCTGCCGGCCTCCACCAGCAGGGCATCCTGCGCAACCCGGCCACGTACGAGTACGTCGAGCCCGCCCGTTTCGGCCGGGAGCGCAGCGTGCTCGTGGGCCGTCACTCCGGCCGCAGCGTCCTGCGTCACCTGATCGGTGAACTGGGCGTCACCGTGTCCGAGGGCGAGCTGGACAAGCTGTACCGCATCCACATCGAGGAACGAACCGGCGGTGACTGCGAGGACCTCGGCGTCGTCAAGGCCCGGCTCGCCGCCGAACTCACCCCTGTCGCCGCAGGCTGA
- a CDS encoding MarR family winged helix-turn-helix transcriptional regulator, protein MTPPATDWLRLDQQICFSLNAASRAFNGVYRVVLKDLGLTYPQYLVMLVLWEHGELPVKKLGEHLRLDSGTLSPLLKRLEAAGLVRRERSARDERSVEVRLTGEGAALRERATEVPRRIATATGLDLAEVQDLRARLDRLTAALDTYGTEAAPTAS, encoded by the coding sequence ATGACCCCGCCCGCAACGGACTGGCTCCGCCTGGACCAGCAGATCTGCTTCTCCCTGAACGCGGCATCGCGCGCCTTCAACGGCGTCTACCGCGTGGTCCTCAAGGACCTCGGCCTCACCTACCCGCAGTACCTGGTGATGCTGGTGCTGTGGGAGCACGGGGAGCTGCCGGTGAAGAAGCTCGGCGAGCACCTGCGCCTCGACTCCGGCACGCTGTCGCCGCTGCTCAAGCGACTGGAAGCGGCCGGCCTGGTCCGCCGGGAGCGCAGCGCGCGCGACGAGCGGTCCGTGGAGGTCCGGCTCACCGGTGAGGGCGCGGCGCTGCGCGAGCGGGCTACCGAGGTACCGCGCCGGATCGCGACGGCGACCGGGCTGGACCTCGCGGAGGTCCAGGACCTGCGCGCCCGCCTCGACCGGCTCACGGCGGCCCTGGACACGTACGGCACCGAAGCGGCCCCCACCGCGTCCTGA
- the galE gene encoding UDP-glucose 4-epimerase GalE has product MTWLITGGAGYIGAHVVRAMSEAGEKAVVYDDLTSGIAERVPDGVPVVVGSVLDGERVARALTDHSVTGVVHLAAKKQVGESVELPLRYYRENVEGLRVLLDAVTAAGVPSFVFSSSAAVYGMPDVDLVTEETPCLPMSPYGETKLAGEWMVRATGRATGLSTASLRYFNVAGAASPELADTGVHNLVPMVFEKLTESAAPRIFGDDYATPDGTCVRDYIHVIDLAEAHVAAARALRSAPGRSLTLNIGRGEGVSVREMIDRINALTGHDHPPTVTPRRPGDPARVVASADRAAAELGWKAKYDVEDMITSAWAGWVRLHPGAARD; this is encoded by the coding sequence ATGACCTGGCTGATCACCGGCGGCGCCGGATACATCGGAGCGCACGTCGTACGGGCGATGTCCGAGGCGGGCGAGAAGGCGGTCGTGTACGACGACCTGACCTCCGGCATCGCCGAGCGGGTGCCGGACGGCGTCCCCGTGGTGGTGGGCTCGGTCCTGGACGGCGAACGGGTCGCCCGCGCCCTCACCGACCACTCCGTCACCGGTGTGGTGCATCTGGCCGCGAAGAAACAGGTCGGCGAGTCGGTGGAGCTGCCGCTGCGGTACTACCGGGAGAACGTCGAGGGCCTGCGCGTCCTGCTGGACGCGGTCACCGCGGCCGGCGTCCCGTCCTTCGTCTTCTCCTCCTCGGCTGCGGTGTACGGCATGCCCGACGTGGACCTGGTGACGGAGGAGACGCCGTGCCTGCCCATGTCGCCGTACGGCGAGACCAAGCTGGCCGGCGAATGGATGGTGCGCGCGACCGGCCGGGCGACGGGCCTGTCCACGGCCTCCCTGCGCTACTTCAACGTGGCGGGCGCCGCGAGCCCGGAACTCGCCGACACGGGCGTCCACAACCTCGTCCCGATGGTCTTCGAGAAGCTGACCGAGTCCGCGGCCCCCCGCATCTTCGGCGACGACTACGCGACGCCGGACGGCACCTGCGTCCGCGACTACATCCACGTGATCGACCTGGCCGAGGCCCACGTCGCCGCCGCCCGCGCCCTGCGGTCCGCCCCGGGCCGCTCCCTCACCCTCAACATCGGCCGGGGCGAGGGCGTCTCCGTCCGCGAGATGATCGACCGCATCAACGCCCTCACCGGCCACGACCACCCGCCGACGGTCACCCCCCGCCGCCCCGGCGACCCGGCCCGGGTGGTCGCCTCGGCCGACCGCGCCGCCGCCGAACTGGGCTGGAAGGCCAAGTACGACGTCGAGGACATGATCACGTCGGCGTGGGCGGGCTGGGTGCGGCTGCATCCGGGGGCGGCGCGGGACTGA
- a CDS encoding isochorismatase family cysteine hydrolase produces MLDLINDIVHPEGKYGRDGYARHLARRGVLENAALALETARNRGIPVIHVVVGFTAGYPEWPAGSPVFHSAKDDGRILLGTWATQPHDAVKPADGEPVIAKHRISPFYGTGLDLTLRALGVDTLLLTGVSTDMVILATARDGHDRDYAVEVLEDATGADGDEMHTAALSVIGRTARITTVGEALAPGSVR; encoded by the coding sequence ATGCTGGACCTCATTAACGACATCGTTCACCCCGAGGGCAAATACGGCCGTGACGGATACGCCCGTCACCTTGCCCGGCGCGGAGTCCTGGAAAATGCGGCCCTCGCGCTGGAGACGGCCCGGAACCGAGGAATTCCGGTAATTCACGTCGTCGTGGGCTTTACCGCGGGTTATCCGGAATGGCCGGCGGGTTCGCCGGTTTTCCACAGCGCGAAGGACGACGGCCGGATTCTGCTCGGCACGTGGGCCACCCAGCCGCACGACGCCGTGAAGCCGGCCGACGGCGAACCGGTGATCGCCAAGCACCGCATCAGCCCCTTCTACGGCACCGGCCTCGACCTGACCCTGCGGGCGCTCGGAGTCGACACCCTGCTGCTCACCGGCGTCTCCACCGACATGGTGATCCTCGCGACCGCGCGGGACGGTCACGACCGGGACTACGCGGTCGAGGTGCTGGAGGACGCCACCGGGGCCGACGGCGACGAGATGCACACCGCCGCGCTGTCGGTCATCGGCCGGACGGCGCGGATCACGACGGTCGGCGAGGCGCTGGCTCCGGGGAGCGTCCGGTGA
- a CDS encoding TauD/TfdA family dioxygenase: MEPFYTFSDTDRDSLRELLKELPKNPYDDIVAFDAATADLVDSGEVPAYLVEVCDRIREERAAGGSQAHVLRNCPLDENIPLLDLDDPITDKHAKKRTFVGEAFLALFGKLVATPLLSYGTRFNGAFFVDVIAINKYSGLQTGFSDSELVYHNERTAHPVRADFISLLGMRCPDGADYIYTGFVDGRDLLTHLTEEQQRVLRQPFFITPYDVFSRDNNGALSVSEDHAILENDHSFRYLDTTTTVTETSPPEAKDALLALKNALVRADKTRHRIQTGDLFTFANQDGLHCRDKMEINDPERARQRWLLKTYAFRDQAAADRYADRWIDGVPGRVGDGT, encoded by the coding sequence GTGGAGCCCTTTTACACCTTTTCCGACACCGACCGGGACTCGCTGAGGGAACTGCTCAAGGAACTGCCCAAGAACCCGTACGACGACATCGTCGCGTTCGACGCCGCGACAGCGGACCTCGTCGACAGCGGTGAGGTGCCCGCCTACCTGGTCGAGGTGTGCGACCGCATCCGCGAGGAACGTGCCGCCGGCGGCTCACAGGCGCACGTCCTGCGCAACTGCCCCCTCGACGAGAACATCCCGCTGCTCGACCTGGACGACCCGATCACGGACAAGCACGCCAAGAAGCGCACGTTCGTGGGTGAGGCCTTCCTGGCCCTGTTCGGGAAGCTCGTCGCCACCCCGCTGCTGTCGTACGGGACCCGGTTCAACGGGGCGTTCTTCGTCGACGTCATCGCGATCAACAAGTACAGCGGGCTGCAGACCGGGTTCAGCGACAGCGAGCTCGTCTACCACAACGAACGTACGGCACACCCGGTGCGGGCCGACTTCATCTCCCTGCTCGGCATGCGCTGCCCCGACGGAGCCGACTACATCTACACCGGGTTCGTGGACGGCAGGGACCTGCTGACCCACCTCACCGAGGAACAGCAGAGGGTGCTGCGCCAGCCCTTCTTCATCACGCCCTACGACGTGTTCTCCCGGGACAACAACGGCGCGCTCAGCGTCTCGGAGGACCACGCGATCCTCGAGAACGACCACAGCTTCCGCTACCTGGACACCACCACCACGGTGACCGAGACCAGCCCGCCGGAGGCCAAGGACGCGTTGCTCGCCCTGAAGAACGCGCTGGTACGGGCCGACAAGACCCGGCACCGGATCCAGACCGGCGACCTCTTCACCTTCGCGAACCAGGACGGCCTGCACTGCCGGGACAAGATGGAGATCAACGACCCCGAGCGGGCCCGGCAGCGCTGGCTGCTGAAGACGTACGCCTTCCGTGACCAGGCGGCGGCCGACCGTTACGCGGACCGGTGGATCGACGGTGTGCCGGGCCGCGTCGGTGACGGCACGTGA
- a CDS encoding organic hydroperoxide resistance protein produces MDAIYTAAATATHGRDGRAVSSDGTLDLALGVPVEMGGNGQGTNPEQLFAAGYAACFGSALGLVGRQAKADVGDAAVTAEVGIGKQGEGFALAVTLRVELPEGLDEETGRKLVEQAHQVCPYSNATRGNIPVELVIE; encoded by the coding sequence ATGGACGCCATCTACACCGCCGCCGCCACCGCCACCCACGGCCGCGACGGCCGCGCCGTCAGCTCCGACGGCACCCTCGACCTCGCACTCGGCGTCCCCGTCGAGATGGGCGGCAACGGGCAGGGCACCAATCCCGAGCAGCTGTTCGCCGCCGGGTACGCCGCCTGCTTCGGCAGCGCCCTCGGCCTGGTCGGCCGGCAGGCCAAGGCCGACGTCGGCGACGCCGCGGTGACCGCCGAGGTCGGCATCGGCAAGCAGGGCGAGGGTTTCGCGCTCGCCGTCACGCTGCGGGTCGAGCTGCCCGAGGGCCTGGACGAGGAGACCGGCCGCAAGCTGGTCGAGCAGGCCCACCAGGTCTGCCCCTACTCCAACGCCACCCGGGGGAACATCCCGGTCGAGCTGGTCATCGAGTAG
- a CDS encoding pyridoxal phosphate-dependent aminotransferase codes for MNPRTATRFSGIERSATFAVLERVHALRAEGVDVLDLGGGEPDFDSPGHVVEAATRALDEGHTHYAPSRGLPELLAAVAQKLERDNGIVARKDRDIVVTPSAKHALFISLLALLDPGDEVLVPTPSWVSYASMARLVGAVPVSVPLDAADGFRLTRDVLEQYVTPRTKVLLLNTPNNPTGRVLSADEARTVSEFVRDHDLLVVSDEIYEKIVYGGARHLSLASLPGCADRTLTVNGFSKAYAMTGWRLGYVCGPTDVVGEILKAQQHSVGCAGTFVQYGGLAALTGPQDDVAAMTHEYAARRELVVSGLNRLPGVRCALPEGSFYVFPDIRGTGFATSAEFAAWLLDEARVAVTPGSAFGPGGEGHVRLSFATSRAVIDEAVHRMGEALARRSPVLAGAEPSPPEPVARLTPQCLGEI; via the coding sequence GTGAACCCACGCACGGCCACCCGTTTCTCCGGCATCGAGCGTTCGGCCACCTTCGCCGTTCTGGAACGCGTGCACGCCCTGCGGGCCGAGGGGGTCGACGTCCTCGACCTCGGCGGTGGGGAACCGGACTTCGACTCCCCCGGCCACGTGGTCGAAGCGGCCACCCGCGCGCTGGACGAGGGACACACGCACTACGCCCCCAGCCGAGGCCTGCCTGAACTTCTCGCCGCCGTCGCGCAGAAGCTGGAACGGGACAACGGGATCGTGGCTCGCAAGGACCGGGACATCGTCGTCACGCCCTCCGCGAAGCACGCGCTGTTCATCTCGCTGCTGGCCCTGCTCGACCCGGGCGACGAGGTGCTCGTGCCCACACCGAGCTGGGTCAGCTACGCCTCCATGGCCCGCCTGGTCGGCGCCGTGCCCGTCTCGGTGCCGCTCGACGCGGCAGACGGGTTCCGTCTCACCCGTGACGTGCTCGAACAGTACGTCACGCCGCGCACGAAGGTGCTGCTGCTCAACACGCCCAACAACCCCACCGGGCGGGTGCTGAGCGCGGACGAGGCCCGGACCGTCTCCGAGTTCGTCCGGGACCACGATCTGCTGGTCGTGTCCGACGAGATCTACGAGAAGATCGTCTACGGCGGCGCGCGCCACCTCAGCCTGGCATCCCTGCCGGGCTGCGCCGACCGGACCTTGACGGTCAACGGGTTCTCCAAGGCGTACGCGATGACGGGCTGGCGGCTGGGCTACGTCTGCGGCCCGACGGATGTCGTCGGCGAGATCCTGAAGGCCCAGCAGCACTCCGTCGGCTGCGCGGGCACGTTCGTCCAGTACGGCGGCCTGGCGGCGCTCACCGGGCCGCAGGACGACGTGGCGGCGATGACCCACGAGTACGCCGCTCGCCGTGAACTCGTCGTCTCGGGGCTCAACCGGCTCCCCGGCGTGCGGTGCGCGCTGCCGGAAGGCAGCTTCTACGTTTTCCCCGACATCCGCGGCACCGGCTTCGCCACCTCGGCGGAGTTCGCCGCATGGCTGCTCGACGAGGCCCGCGTCGCGGTGACCCCGGGCAGCGCGTTCGGACCCGGGGGCGAAGGGCACGTGCGGCTCTCCTTCGCCACGTCCCGGGCAGTCATCGACGAGGCGGTCCACAGGATGGGCGAAGCGCTGGCCCGCCGTTCCCCCGTGCTCGCCGGCGCGGAGCCGAGCCCTCCCGAACCGGTCGCCCGTCTCACCCCCCAGTGCCTCGGAGAGATCTGA
- a CDS encoding cupin domain-containing protein: MTVQSENLPLLFSVLASGDLGEADLDFRPLTADGRTNAEIHRLYGPEQTGEGGPAAAVVRYLPGAKAQTHRHPGCELIYVLSGELETEAGIHPAGSLLNMPPGSVHTPRSPKGCLALVVWEQPVQPL, encoded by the coding sequence ATGACCGTTCAGTCCGAGAACCTTCCCCTGCTCTTCTCCGTCCTGGCCTCCGGTGACCTCGGAGAGGCGGACCTCGACTTCCGGCCGCTGACCGCGGACGGGCGCACGAACGCCGAGATCCACCGGCTCTACGGGCCCGAGCAGACGGGCGAGGGCGGACCGGCCGCAGCCGTGGTCCGGTACCTGCCGGGGGCGAAGGCACAGACACACCGTCACCCGGGCTGCGAGCTGATCTACGTGCTCAGCGGTGAACTGGAGACGGAGGCCGGGATCCACCCGGCCGGCAGCCTGCTGAACATGCCGCCGGGCAGCGTGCACACCCCGCGCAGCCCCAAGGGCTGCCTGGCGCTGGTCGTCTGGGAACAGCCGGTCCAGCCGCTCTGA